Proteins from one Faecalibacterium sp. I3-3-33 genomic window:
- a CDS encoding cell envelope biogenesis protein TolA — translation MASKKKEELLQPEVQTQAQPAAQPTYSTEGLNSRTEVEKAMANASYRPGQQVTDAADALKQWQQNRPADYQSNYQDKINSLLGQLLERENFQYSYTRDPLYRQYEQLYTQNAHNASADAAAQAAALTGGYGSSYATSAAQQAYQQQIGGLASAIPTLYSLALDTYQSGGEELVNRLDQLNGQEQNAQTLYDSQLQDYYTQLQQKGEAYNDAYAKDYGQYQEHLNRLDTLHGYYTAQEQAQISQRQQAFNNVMTVLGVIGDVVQLAISGTTGLGTLAGSLLNTGYNIYSGNRAYEAERADTQWSQQMQEKQRQDALTQQQYDNTASERAYQDALKQQAFNNNVTTQKLNIAKGEWALKQANAQQKAAQAAGKAAAAGKKSGSSGSGKATGSSGSASGGSRSTVSAGVPYTAALLRSQGKSDVAITSALRQEGYTPAQIAKILQEVNK, via the coding sequence ATGGCATCCAAAAAGAAGGAGGAACTGCTGCAGCCGGAGGTGCAAACGCAGGCACAGCCTGCCGCGCAGCCCACTTACAGCACGGAGGGGCTGAACAGCCGCACCGAGGTGGAAAAGGCCATGGCAAACGCCAGCTACCGCCCCGGTCAGCAGGTGACGGATGCGGCAGATGCCCTGAAGCAGTGGCAGCAGAACCGCCCCGCAGACTACCAGAGCAACTATCAGGATAAGATCAACAGCCTGCTGGGGCAGCTGCTGGAACGGGAGAATTTTCAGTACAGCTACACCCGTGACCCGCTCTACCGCCAGTACGAGCAGCTGTACACCCAGAACGCCCACAACGCCAGCGCGGACGCGGCGGCGCAGGCTGCTGCCCTGACCGGCGGCTACGGTTCCAGCTATGCCACCAGTGCGGCGCAGCAGGCCTATCAGCAGCAGATCGGCGGGTTGGCAAGCGCCATCCCCACCCTGTACAGTCTGGCGCTGGATACCTACCAGAGCGGCGGCGAGGAGCTGGTGAACCGGCTGGATCAGCTGAATGGACAGGAGCAGAACGCCCAGACCCTGTACGACAGTCAACTGCAGGACTACTACACCCAGTTGCAGCAGAAGGGCGAGGCCTACAACGACGCCTACGCCAAGGACTACGGCCAGTATCAGGAACATCTGAACCGGCTGGACACCCTGCACGGCTACTACACCGCGCAGGAACAGGCGCAGATCAGCCAGCGCCAGCAGGCGTTCAACAATGTTATGACCGTGCTGGGGGTCATCGGAGACGTGGTGCAGCTGGCCATCAGTGGCACCACCGGTCTGGGCACACTGGCGGGCAGCCTGCTGAACACCGGGTACAACATCTACTCCGGCAACCGCGCCTACGAGGCCGAGCGCGCCGACACCCAGTGGAGCCAGCAGATGCAGGAGAAGCAGCGGCAGGACGCACTGACCCAGCAGCAGTACGACAATACCGCCAGCGAGCGTGCCTATCAGGATGCGCTGAAGCAGCAGGCCTTCAACAACAACGTGACCACCCAGAAGCTGAACATCGCCAAGGGCGAGTGGGCGCTGAAGCAGGCTAACGCCCAGCAGAAGGCCGCACAGGCTGCCGGTAAGGCGGCGGCTGCGGGCAAAAAGTCCGGCAGTTCCGGCAGCGGAAAGGCCACCGGCAGCAGCGGCTCTGCCTCTGGCGGCAGCCGCAGCACCGTCAGCGCAGGGGTGCCCTACACGGCAGCGCTGCTGCGCAGTCAGGGCAAGAGCGATGTGGCCATCACCTCCGCCCTGCGGCAGGAGGGCTATACCCCTGCCCAGATCGCAAAGATTTTACAGGAGGTGAATAAATAA
- a CDS encoding DUF6465 family protein produces the protein MPEKKVSASAAEAPAAEGKTRKSTKAPARRGRPPLAPELYVEMGGEQYNITDIIDRAKADYRTTHKVGVQSCKVYVKPEEGAAYYVINKFSGKLEL, from the coding sequence ATGCCTGAAAAGAAAGTTTCTGCTTCTGCAGCTGAAGCTCCGGCTGCCGAGGGCAAGACCCGCAAATCCACCAAGGCTCCCGCCCGCCGTGGCCGTCCGCCGCTGGCACCCGAGCTGTATGTAGAGATGGGCGGTGAGCAGTACAACATCACCGACATCATCGACCGCGCCAAGGCAGACTACCGCACCACCCACAAGGTCGGTGTGCAGTCCTGCAAGGTATACGTCAAGCCCGAAGAGGGCGCAGCTTACTACGTCATCAACAAATTCTCCGGTAAGCTGGAACTGTAA
- a CDS encoding BMP family ABC transporter substrate-binding protein, producing MLEDYKSALRAGQRAYRARIARGQSPYLAVLDDVLKGVDIVAQEPLGLVEIPSDSLVGTKTSGRHTAFSYDFMPLLEPDTEFAAKWSNLCDAHLEEGIHTPIIAFEYMNQFYVQEGNKRVSVLKYYGAVKIPGTVTRLIPARTEDLENKIYYEFLDFYKLSKVNYVHFSKLGGYSKLQTLVCKASGETWSEDDRLNFAAFYTMFHQQFEALGGTSMGLTTGDALLVYLSVYRYSDTYDATPAQVRQNLEKLWNEVKVLTEPHGVELSLEPPKSPAEPLLSKLNIFSPSKQPSELRVAFIHEYNAKISAWVRAHDEGRDALAKVFPDKVYISCYEDVNPEVDAEQVLEEVAHNNADVVFATSVRMYNACLKVAAQHPKTRILNCSLNAPHPLVRTYYPRTYEVTYLLGMLAGIMTKTGHIGYVAANPVYGVPAAINAFAQGLKSVRPAGRIWLRWACQPDAAHPLDFADCPEIDMVYARDSREPANTHRDYGLCRKLPDGSLQPLGLPIWRWDTFYVQIVRSIFDGSWDNAATTRAVNYWWGLRSGAEDLEYQEALPSGTRQLLDLLETLQGSDNVHIFPEKLYDNEDNLRSPENKVYSPKELMEMDWLDACVHGKLPHYDELDVKTRTVLAINGLDNVKGLEK from the coding sequence ATGCTGGAAGATTATAAAAGTGCACTGCGCGCAGGGCAGCGCGCCTATCGTGCCCGCATAGCCCGCGGCCAGTCGCCCTATCTGGCTGTTCTGGACGATGTGCTCAAGGGCGTGGATATCGTGGCACAGGAGCCGCTGGGTCTGGTGGAGATCCCGTCAGACAGCCTTGTGGGCACCAAGACCAGCGGACGGCACACCGCCTTTTCGTATGATTTTATGCCTCTGCTGGAGCCGGACACCGAGTTTGCCGCCAAGTGGTCGAACCTGTGCGACGCGCATCTGGAAGAGGGCATCCATACCCCCATCATCGCCTTTGAGTACATGAACCAGTTCTATGTGCAGGAGGGCAACAAGCGGGTCTCGGTGCTCAAGTATTATGGTGCCGTCAAGATCCCGGGCACGGTCACCCGGCTCATTCCTGCCCGCACCGAGGATCTGGAAAATAAGATCTACTATGAGTTTCTGGATTTCTATAAGCTGTCCAAAGTGAACTATGTGCATTTTTCCAAGCTGGGCGGCTACAGCAAGCTGCAGACGCTGGTGTGCAAGGCCAGCGGCGAGACGTGGTCGGAGGATGACCGGCTGAACTTTGCCGCCTTCTACACCATGTTCCACCAGCAGTTCGAAGCCTTGGGTGGCACTTCCATGGGGCTGACCACCGGTGATGCGCTGCTGGTGTACCTGTCGGTGTACCGCTACTCCGATACCTACGACGCCACCCCGGCGCAGGTGCGGCAGAACCTGGAAAAGCTGTGGAACGAGGTGAAGGTGCTCACCGAGCCCCACGGTGTGGAGCTTTCGCTGGAACCGCCCAAGAGCCCCGCAGAGCCGCTTTTGTCCAAGCTGAATATCTTCAGCCCCAGCAAACAGCCCAGTGAGCTGCGGGTGGCATTTATCCACGAGTACAACGCCAAGATCAGCGCGTGGGTGCGCGCGCATGACGAAGGGCGCGATGCGCTGGCCAAGGTTTTCCCGGACAAGGTGTATATCAGCTGCTACGAGGATGTGAACCCGGAGGTGGACGCGGAGCAGGTGCTGGAGGAAGTAGCCCACAACAATGCGGACGTGGTGTTCGCCACCAGCGTGCGGATGTACAACGCCTGCCTGAAAGTGGCGGCGCAGCACCCCAAGACCCGCATCCTGAACTGCTCGCTGAACGCGCCGCACCCGCTGGTGCGCACCTACTACCCCCGCACCTATGAGGTGACCTATCTGCTGGGTATGCTGGCCGGTATCATGACCAAGACCGGGCACATCGGCTATGTGGCGGCAAACCCCGTGTACGGCGTGCCCGCTGCGATCAACGCCTTTGCGCAGGGGCTGAAGAGTGTGCGCCCGGCAGGCCGTATCTGGCTGCGCTGGGCCTGCCAGCCAGATGCCGCCCATCCGCTGGATTTTGCCGACTGCCCGGAGATCGACATGGTCTACGCCCGGGACAGCCGGGAGCCTGCCAACACCCACCGGGACTACGGCCTGTGCCGCAAGCTGCCGGACGGCAGCCTGCAACCGCTGGGGCTGCCGATCTGGCGGTGGGATACCTTCTATGTGCAGATCGTGCGCTCCATTTTTGACGGCAGCTGGGACAATGCAGCCACCACCCGCGCAGTGAACTACTGGTGGGGTCTGCGCAGCGGCGCAGAGGATCTGGAGTATCAGGAAGCGCTGCCCAGCGGTACGCGGCAGCTGCTGGATCTGCTGGAAACGCTGCAGGGCTCGGATAATGTGCACATCTTCCCGGAAAAGCTGTATGACAACGAGGACAACCTGCGCTCTCCGGAGAATAAAGTTTACAGCCCCAAAGAGCTGATGGAGATGGATTGGCTGGATGCCTGTGTGCACGGCAAGCTGCCCCATTACGATGAACTGGACGTCAAGACCCGTACCGTGCTGGCCATCAACGGATTGGACAACGTGAAGGGTCTGGAGAAATGA
- a CDS encoding transglutaminase domain-containing protein, producing the protein MSGPALPWSKGGYYYAYLSSSHEQECYSLIYGKLIEDEFDVVLPCKLSSEEITRIINALKYDKPELFWVDFRHTHVGSTALRFEAFYSGATLERCKKTTLNRMESILTRSKQAAGTTDRERVCWLHDVIAAETTYGSSSASPSHDIRGAAGGTSVCEGIALWYSALATRLGIPNRVVLADCRNAGRLNHAFNQVWLPDEGWRTLYIDVTADLRHDILTPPSRLHIAPPDAAIWQEQGYAPLPSSQIPRVLSF; encoded by the coding sequence ATGTCAGGTCCTGCTTTGCCCTGGTCGAAGGGCGGTTATTACTACGCGTACCTCTCCTCTTCCCACGAACAGGAATGCTATTCGTTGATCTACGGGAAGTTGATCGAAGATGAATTCGACGTGGTTCTGCCCTGCAAACTTTCTTCCGAGGAGATCACGCGCATCATCAACGCCCTCAAATATGACAAGCCAGAGCTTTTCTGGGTGGACTTCCGCCACACCCATGTTGGATCCACCGCACTGCGGTTTGAAGCGTTTTACAGCGGAGCAACGCTTGAGCGCTGCAAAAAAACAACATTGAACCGTATGGAAAGCATTCTGACCCGAAGCAAGCAGGCTGCCGGCACGACGGACCGTGAACGGGTCTGCTGGCTGCACGATGTGATCGCCGCTGAGACCACTTATGGCTCCAGCAGCGCCAGCCCCTCTCACGATATTCGCGGCGCTGCCGGCGGCACCAGCGTATGTGAGGGCATCGCCCTGTGGTACTCCGCGCTGGCTACTCGATTAGGTATACCCAACCGGGTGGTGCTGGCTGACTGCCGCAATGCAGGACGGCTGAACCATGCGTTTAATCAGGTCTGGCTGCCGGACGAAGGTTGGAGAACACTGTATATCGACGTTACCGCCGACCTGCGGCATGACATCCTTACACCACCTTCGCGGCTGCATATCGCACCTCCCGATGCTGCTATTTGGCAAGAGCAGGGGTATGCTCCGCTGCCGTCAAGCCAGATCCCGCGTGTACTCTCGTTTTAA
- a CDS encoding DUF1643 domain-containing protein, protein MQTVSLPVLTAGEYAGGVWYYEPHTYQNYRYVLGRVGKHPLVCIGINPSTAQPGALDPTLKSVERLAAANGFDSWIMFNVYPQRATDPNDMDKVPDRALCDENLRWLRAVLAQTEPTMWAAWGTLIEKRDYLPGLMREMVALTREREIPWVTFGKRSKKGHPHHPLYLRKDSTPEPFDVENYLDTCF, encoded by the coding sequence ATGCAAACCGTTTCTCTGCCCGTGCTTACGGCGGGCGAATACGCCGGTGGCGTCTGGTATTACGAGCCCCACACCTACCAAAACTACCGTTATGTCCTTGGCCGCGTGGGTAAGCACCCGCTGGTGTGCATCGGCATCAACCCCAGCACCGCCCAGCCCGGCGCACTGGACCCCACCTTAAAAAGCGTGGAGCGTCTGGCTGCCGCCAACGGCTTTGACAGCTGGATCATGTTCAATGTCTACCCCCAGCGCGCCACCGACCCCAACGATATGGATAAAGTACCCGACCGCGCCCTGTGCGATGAAAACCTGCGCTGGCTGCGGGCGGTGCTGGCCCAGACCGAGCCTACCATGTGGGCGGCATGGGGCACCCTGATCGAAAAGCGGGACTACCTGCCCGGCCTGATGCGGGAGATGGTGGCCCTGACGCGGGAGCGGGAGATCCCGTGGGTCACCTTTGGCAAGCGCAGCAAAAAGGGACACCCGCACCACCCGCTGTACCTGCGCAAGGATTCCACCCCGGAGCCCTTTGATGTGGAAAACTATCTGGACACCTGTTTCTGA
- a CDS encoding phosphatase PAP2 family protein — protein sequence MTAEQYKPIYHWFSAHPAVKRLVVFLDRWLPLVPFVCYPVLLCLLNVRLSRLFLTQKQAALDFMVLIARSVFVPGLVFWGGTLLRTRLHFPRPYEQPGFTPLVAKESRGHSMPSRHALSAAVLAAVWLYFYPAAGCVMVGIALLICCLRVLTGVHHVRDVVCGFALGFALGCAGMWLL from the coding sequence TTGACCGCAGAACAGTATAAGCCCATCTATCACTGGTTCAGCGCCCACCCGGCTGTAAAGCGGCTGGTCGTTTTTCTGGACCGGTGGCTGCCGCTGGTACCCTTTGTGTGCTACCCGGTGCTGCTGTGCCTGCTGAACGTCCGGCTCTCGCGGCTGTTCCTCACCCAGAAGCAGGCCGCGCTGGACTTCATGGTGCTCATCGCCCGCTCCGTCTTTGTGCCGGGGCTGGTGTTCTGGGGCGGCACGCTGCTGCGCACCCGGCTGCACTTCCCCCGCCCCTACGAGCAGCCCGGCTTCACCCCGCTGGTGGCAAAGGAGAGCCGTGGGCACTCCATGCCCTCCCGTCACGCGCTGAGCGCCGCCGTGCTGGCGGCGGTGTGGCTGTATTTCTACCCCGCTGCGGGCTGCGTGATGGTGGGCATCGCCCTGCTCATCTGCTGTCTGCGGGTGCTCACCGGGGTGCACCATGTGCGGGACGTGGTATGCGGCTTTGCACTGGGCTTTGCGCTGGGCTGTGCCGGAATGTGGCTGCTGTAA
- a CDS encoding metallophosphoesterase family protein, with protein sequence MKILAISDVPSKALWDYDTRARLEGIDLILSCGDLPKKYLEYLTNFTAAPILYVHGNHDGSYQTQGEPGGCICVDDQVYTWKGLRIMGLGGCQRYNKEDTYQYTEKAMRRRVHKLEHQAHKKGGIDLLLTHAPAKGLNDGDDCAHRGFECFNEILDVYQPKWFIHGHIHLNYDAKLPRVCTRGNTTVINATERYVFEIPDPDPAEERKSLWRMLGF encoded by the coding sequence GTGAAAATTCTTGCCATCTCAGATGTCCCGTCCAAGGCGCTGTGGGACTATGACACCCGTGCCCGGCTGGAAGGCATCGACCTGATCCTCTCCTGCGGGGATCTGCCCAAAAAGTATCTGGAATATCTCACAAACTTTACCGCTGCACCCATCCTGTATGTGCACGGCAACCACGACGGCAGCTACCAGACTCAGGGTGAACCCGGCGGCTGCATCTGCGTGGACGATCAGGTGTACACATGGAAGGGTCTGCGCATCATGGGGCTGGGGGGCTGTCAGCGCTATAATAAAGAGGATACCTACCAGTACACCGAGAAGGCCATGCGCCGCCGTGTGCACAAGCTGGAGCATCAGGCGCACAAAAAAGGCGGCATCGACCTGCTGTTGACCCACGCCCCGGCCAAGGGACTGAACGATGGGGACGACTGTGCCCACAGGGGCTTTGAGTGCTTCAACGAGATTTTGGACGTGTACCAGCCTAAATGGTTCATCCACGGGCATATACACCTGAATTACGATGCAAAGCTGCCCCGGGTATGCACCCGCGGCAACACCACCGTGATCAACGCCACCGAGCGCTATGTGTTCGAGATCCCGGACCCGGATCCGGCCGAAGAGCGTAAGTCCCTTTGGCGGATGCTGGGGTTCTGA